DNA sequence from the Phoenix dactylifera cultivar Barhee BC4 chromosome 13, palm_55x_up_171113_PBpolish2nd_filt_p, whole genome shotgun sequence genome:
AATGGAATCAACTAACAAGTGCCATATTGGACCAGACTTGATCTTCCTTGGAAATCCAACATCCTATAAACCTCTTCACTAGCCTTTCCTCTTGGTGCAGCCAGTCTCCACTACACTAAAATGACATACTTCTAAGCTCCAAGACCCAATCTTACCTCCAACCTCCCCttcgaaaagaaaaaagaagaagaaaaaaaagaagaaaggaaagcatgGATAAGTTAATGGGGATCCAACACCAGCTTTTAAGGGATGCATGCTAATAAATACCCCCCTTGCCCAGATTGCAGTCCACGTTCACTGGGAAAAACTCGGTCTTTCTACCGAACACCTTTAAATTTAGCAATATTAATATATCCCTCCAAAGTCAAAACTTTGTATTTATCCAACCCCCAACCCAAGCCGTCGTTGGTGTTGTCTCATCCGAGCCGGAGGGTTGGTGTGGCGATGGCGTCGGGCTCCGTCCAGAAATCCGAGGAGGAGTGGAGGGCGATCCTCGCGCCGGAGCAGTTCCGGATCCTTCGGATGAAGGGAACTGAGTAAGATTCGctcttatttcttttatttctctcctttttcttcgaGTACTTGTGGCTTGATCTTAGTGTTGTTTTTCCCCTCCCAATGCTGATTTAGGcgattttcatgatttttttttgtggtttcGTTGCTTTTTTTGGAAGTATGTGTTTTGATGCGCCATAacatcatgattttttttgtgattttagGTCTATTTAGTCTGTATTTTTTTGAAACCTGCGATGTTTAATGAAATATATAAATTCCTGAAATCGTcgtatttttgaaaatttctgaAATTTCTACTTTCGTTAGAGTTCTTCgtatacatttttttaaaaaaaatttcagatctctCGCCTTTCAAGATTCGAACACCTCCAGAAAAATATCACTACTTTCAGAAGCTACAAAAGCCTTGGGTTGGGAAAAAAGTGGTGGAATCGAAAATTCGATTCCTTTCTTTATAAAAGGTAGTCAACCATAGCCCAACTTTTTCCTGTAAAGGAAGGATTTTGGAATTAAAAGCTCCCAACATAGGCTAAATTTTTGCATGTGCT
Encoded proteins:
- the LOC103696012 gene encoding uncharacterized protein LOC103696012 isoform X1, whose protein sequence is MHANKYPPCPDCSPRSLGKTRSFYRTPLNLAILIYPSKVKTLYLSNPQPKPSLVLSHPSRRVGVAMASGSVQKSEEEWRAILAPEQFRILRMKGTESLAFQDSNTSRKISLLSEATKALGWEKSGGIENSIPFFIKAGVFYLECCNCSEISNILLQHPLPKLYLFKVFIELHFLAPALKTTHVPASDSGTQRWFLIFC